In Thalassoglobus sp. JC818, one DNA window encodes the following:
- a CDS encoding outer membrane beta-barrel protein, translating to MRKVNTTRWLLTLTAACGLATSASAQENQFVQRADSILGAQQGGLVQQINHECAPLCDAAPCDGLGCDSVCEPGCGLGGCFNLFGGLNCFNFCGDSCDASGGCDDCSSCYLWEGCGFDLGTTICGECSPIDIGGWLQSGYTSRSTGLFNTRPNKWATHQAWLYAEKVADGSNGLDWGFRGDFMYGLDANDTQAFGNEPGNWDYENGFDHGQFGFAIPQLYGEVAFGDWSIKAGHFYTLLGYEVVTAPDNFFFSHAFTMYNSEAFTHTGALATYNASDNLTLYGGWTLGWDTGFNQFDQFGKKGSSFLGGYSFGIGDNISFTHIITAGDFGWIGNGYSQSVVVDVALSDKLNWVIQSDLLNSDNRITDANDNLIGFEDGNETIGLNQYLIYSVNECFGVGGRAEWWKSNGASVYALTGGVNYRPTPNLVVRPEIRYQWDPGNENAEIENSGKGIFGVDAILTF from the coding sequence ATGAGGAAAGTCAACACAACACGATGGCTGTTGACATTGACAGCCGCCTGTGGACTTGCGACGAGCGCAAGTGCACAGGAGAACCAATTTGTGCAACGAGCTGATTCAATTCTCGGAGCACAACAAGGAGGACTGGTTCAACAGATCAACCACGAGTGCGCACCGTTGTGCGACGCAGCTCCGTGCGATGGTCTGGGATGCGACAGCGTCTGCGAACCTGGATGTGGTCTCGGCGGGTGTTTTAACCTGTTCGGTGGACTCAACTGCTTTAACTTCTGTGGCGATAGCTGTGATGCGAGCGGCGGCTGCGACGACTGCTCAAGCTGCTACCTGTGGGAAGGTTGCGGTTTCGATCTGGGCACGACCATCTGTGGTGAGTGCTCCCCAATCGATATCGGTGGATGGTTGCAGTCTGGTTACACCAGCCGATCAACTGGCCTGTTCAACACTCGTCCAAACAAATGGGCGACACACCAGGCTTGGTTGTACGCCGAAAAAGTTGCCGACGGCAGCAACGGACTTGACTGGGGTTTCCGCGGAGACTTCATGTACGGTCTGGACGCCAACGACACACAGGCATTCGGTAACGAGCCAGGAAACTGGGACTACGAAAACGGATTCGACCACGGTCAATTCGGCTTCGCCATTCCACAGTTGTACGGGGAAGTTGCATTCGGAGACTGGTCGATCAAAGCTGGTCACTTCTACACCCTCCTCGGGTACGAAGTGGTGACCGCTCCCGATAACTTCTTCTTCTCACACGCCTTCACCATGTACAACAGTGAAGCGTTTACTCACACCGGTGCATTGGCGACATACAACGCTTCCGACAACCTCACCCTTTACGGTGGATGGACACTCGGATGGGATACAGGCTTCAACCAGTTCGATCAGTTCGGCAAAAAGGGAAGCAGCTTCCTGGGCGGATACTCGTTCGGAATTGGCGATAACATCTCGTTCACCCACATCATCACCGCTGGTGACTTCGGATGGATCGGAAACGGATACTCACAGTCTGTCGTCGTCGACGTTGCACTGTCTGACAAGTTGAACTGGGTCATCCAGTCCGACCTGCTGAACTCTGATAATCGTATTACCGACGCTAACGACAACCTCATCGGTTTCGAAGACGGTAACGAAACAATTGGCCTCAACCAGTACCTGATCTACTCCGTCAACGAATGCTTCGGTGTCGGTGGTCGTGCAGAATGGTGGAAGTCAAACGGAGCCAGCGTATACGCCCTGACCGGTGGTGTTAACTACCGACCAACTCCGAACCTCGTCGTTCGTCCTGAGATCCGCTACCAGTGGGATCCGGGCAATGAGAACGCCGAGATCGAGAACTCAGGCAAAGGAATCTTCGGTGTCGATGCCATCCTGACCTTCTAG
- the rplT gene encoding 50S ribosomal protein L20 codes for MRVSYGKARRRKKKRLFKEARGNFGGRSKLWRTVQETVLRSRAYAYRDRRVRKRDFRALWITRITAAVSARGLRYSQFIYGLKLAQVELNRKMLSEIAIHDPEVFDEIVAVVKQAIEKQASAAAAG; via the coding sequence ATGCGAGTCAGCTACGGAAAAGCACGTCGACGCAAGAAGAAGCGTCTTTTTAAGGAAGCCCGCGGTAATTTCGGGGGTCGGAGTAAGCTTTGGCGAACAGTTCAGGAAACTGTTCTGCGGTCCCGCGCGTATGCTTATCGTGACCGCCGTGTCCGTAAACGCGATTTCCGCGCTCTGTGGATCACTCGTATCACAGCTGCCGTCTCAGCCCGTGGACTTCGATACTCTCAGTTCATCTACGGTCTGAAACTCGCACAGGTCGAACTCAACCGCAAAATGCTCAGCGAAATCGCGATTCATGACCCAGAGGTCTTCGACGAAATCGTTGCAGTCGTCAAACAAGCCATCGAAAAGCAAGCCAGCGCTGCAGCAGCAGGCTAA
- the rpmI gene encoding 50S ribosomal protein L35, with translation MPKAKTHKGIAKRFKVTGSGKKAKHRSANRGHILGKKSGKRKRHLRNGGIVDGANARMIVEAVRPSL, from the coding sequence ATGCCTAAAGCGAAGACACACAAAGGGATTGCCAAACGGTTCAAAGTAACCGGGTCGGGCAAAAAGGCGAAGCATCGCAGCGCAAATCGCGGTCACATTCTCGGTAAGAAATCGGGAAAGCGAAAGCGACACCTGCGTAACGGGGGAATTGTGGACGGCGCGAACGCCCGCATGATTGTCGAAGCAGTGCGACCCAGCCTGTAA
- the gap gene encoding type I glyceraldehyde-3-phosphate dehydrogenase, whose protein sequence is MAVKVGINGFGRIGRISLRAMMARSDEFEVVGINDLSDPKMLAMLLKYDSVQGRFPGTVDVEGDTLIVNGQKVKVIAERNPADLPWGEMGVQVALESTGIFTSRAKDGKPGYDSHLEAGAKKVVISAPAKDAPDFTCVMGVNDSQINAEHKTVSNASCTTNCLAPVAMVLNEKFGLEKGLMTTCHAYTNDQRVSDQIHSDIRRARAAAINIIPTSTGAAKAVGQVLPELNGKLTGISLRVPVPTGSVTDLVAVLGKDTTPEEVNAAVKEAAAGPLKGILEYTEDPIVSSDVIGNPHSSIFDASWTQVIGGNLVKILSWYDNEFGYSSRTADLIAKLASM, encoded by the coding sequence GTGGCAGTGAAAGTAGGAATTAACGGGTTTGGTCGAATCGGGCGTATCTCTCTTCGTGCGATGATGGCACGCTCTGACGAATTCGAAGTTGTTGGGATCAACGATCTGAGCGATCCCAAGATGTTGGCAATGCTTCTGAAGTACGACAGTGTTCAAGGTCGTTTCCCCGGAACAGTTGACGTCGAAGGCGACACTCTGATCGTCAACGGTCAAAAAGTCAAAGTCATCGCAGAACGAAATCCTGCTGACCTGCCTTGGGGAGAAATGGGCGTTCAGGTTGCTCTGGAGTCAACCGGAATCTTCACTTCCCGTGCAAAAGACGGAAAACCAGGCTACGACAGCCACCTCGAAGCAGGGGCCAAGAAAGTTGTCATCTCCGCACCTGCGAAAGATGCTCCTGACTTCACTTGCGTCATGGGTGTCAACGACAGCCAGATCAATGCTGAGCACAAGACTGTTTCGAACGCCAGCTGTACAACTAACTGTCTTGCACCTGTCGCGATGGTCCTGAATGAAAAATTCGGACTGGAAAAAGGCTTGATGACAACCTGTCACGCCTATACCAATGATCAACGTGTTTCAGATCAGATTCACAGCGACATCCGTCGTGCCCGTGCAGCAGCGATCAACATTATCCCAACTTCGACTGGTGCAGCGAAAGCTGTCGGTCAAGTGTTGCCAGAATTGAACGGCAAGCTGACCGGAATCTCACTGCGAGTTCCAGTTCCGACCGGAAGTGTCACCGATCTCGTGGCTGTTCTTGGAAAAGACACCACTCCGGAAGAAGTCAACGCAGCTGTCAAAGAAGCAGCAGCTGGCCCGTTGAAAGGCATTCTCGAGTACACCGAAGATCCAATTGTCTCTTCGGACGTGATCGGAAATCCTCACAGCAGCATCTTCGATGCAAGCTGGACACAGGTGATTGGTGGAAACCTCGTCAAAATCCTCAGCTGGTACGACAATGAGTTCGGATACTCAAGCCGCACCGCTGACCTCATCGCGAAACTTGCGTCAATGTAA
- the rpe gene encoding ribulose-phosphate 3-epimerase, which translates to MTRQLKTKFPVVAPSMLKCDFGNLESEISRLEDAGARLFHLDVMDGHFVPNLSYGPMVIERFRDRTELVLDAHLMISDPEKYLDEYLKAGCDWITVHIEAVPDPREILNRIREAGRLAGISLNPKTPVSAISSLKGLVDIVLVMSVEPGFGGQSFIPASVERVAEVREVFGETAIVSIDGGIGPQTIPLVAPHQVDVYVAGSSIFDQSSYADAIREMTEIARSFSPST; encoded by the coding sequence ATGACGCGCCAATTGAAAACAAAGTTCCCGGTCGTTGCTCCATCAATGTTGAAATGCGATTTCGGGAATCTGGAGAGTGAAATCTCCCGGCTCGAGGATGCCGGAGCGAGACTTTTTCACTTGGACGTCATGGACGGTCATTTCGTTCCCAATTTGTCCTACGGACCGATGGTGATCGAGCGATTTCGAGATCGCACAGAATTGGTTCTCGATGCTCATCTCATGATTTCCGATCCGGAAAAATACCTCGATGAATACCTGAAAGCTGGGTGCGACTGGATCACAGTACATATTGAAGCGGTTCCGGACCCAAGAGAAATCTTGAATCGGATTCGCGAAGCAGGACGACTGGCCGGGATATCGCTCAATCCCAAGACCCCAGTCTCTGCAATTTCGTCGTTGAAGGGGTTGGTCGACATTGTCCTTGTCATGAGTGTCGAACCAGGTTTCGGCGGGCAGTCCTTCATTCCCGCGTCCGTCGAACGTGTCGCAGAAGTGCGAGAAGTTTTTGGAGAGACCGCGATTGTTTCAATCGATGGAGGGATTGGTCCTCAAACCATTCCATTGGTCGCTCCGCACCAAGTCGATGTCTACGTGGCTGGCAGTTCAATTTTTGATCAGTCGAGCTATGCAGATGCGATTCGCGAGATGACTGAGATTGCTCGGTCGTTCTCGCCTTCCACTTAA
- a CDS encoding histidine phosphatase family protein — translation MAIFLIRPGETDYDVQDRLQGTLNLPLTERGISQVDALIDQVQVAGIDRIYCGPNEPALSTARRISRQLDIPLKVLDQLSNVDLGLWQGLCLEEIRAKQPRVFKQWREAPGSVCPPQGEAGEYACERIQEALRKPVKKGGVIAIVASEPLASLIECQIRGESPDLTDSFGKQRPSACCQRIDSPTAVSHNTSAK, via the coding sequence ATGGCTATCTTCCTGATTCGGCCGGGCGAAACGGACTACGATGTCCAGGATCGGCTTCAGGGTACTTTGAATTTGCCTCTTACTGAACGTGGAATCAGTCAGGTCGACGCGCTGATTGATCAGGTTCAGGTGGCAGGGATTGACCGGATTTACTGCGGACCCAACGAACCAGCATTGTCGACGGCACGACGTATCAGTCGGCAACTTGATATCCCGCTGAAAGTTCTCGATCAGTTGAGCAACGTTGACCTCGGGCTGTGGCAGGGCCTCTGTCTCGAGGAAATTCGTGCGAAGCAGCCTCGTGTCTTCAAGCAGTGGCGAGAAGCACCCGGCTCGGTCTGCCCACCTCAAGGCGAGGCAGGAGAGTATGCTTGCGAGCGAATTCAGGAAGCCCTGCGCAAGCCTGTGAAAAAGGGTGGCGTGATCGCAATCGTTGCATCTGAGCCGCTTGCTTCGCTCATCGAATGTCAAATCCGAGGCGAATCCCCCGACCTCACGGACTCTTTCGGAAAGCAGCGCCCATCTGCATGCTGCCAGAGAATTGATTCTCCAACTGCTGTGAGCCATAACACTTCGGCGAAGTAG
- the accD gene encoding acetyl-CoA carboxylase, carboxyltransferase subunit beta codes for MNDESATPRRKRGVPEGLWLRCPKCSATIFRKQVEKNLRMCPECSHHFYVPARVRIQQLFDDDSFEEWYTELRSVDPLNFHDQKPYKSRLVAEQKKTGLDEACVVGKGYMRGRPVVFGLTDSAFIMGSMGSVVGEKLTRATEEATRQKLPLIIVSGSGGGARMHEGILSLMQMGKVSAALGRFHDAGGLYISVLTDPTMGGVAASFASLGDVVIAEPEALIGFAGPRVVKATVSSELPEGFQTSEFLLKHGFVDTIVPRSELRSEIVRVVDYCT; via the coding sequence ATGAATGATGAATCCGCCACCCCTCGCCGAAAACGTGGTGTTCCCGAGGGACTGTGGCTTCGCTGCCCAAAATGTTCTGCGACGATCTTTCGCAAGCAAGTCGAAAAGAATCTGCGCATGTGCCCGGAGTGCTCGCACCACTTCTACGTTCCGGCGCGAGTTCGGATTCAGCAGCTCTTCGACGATGACAGCTTCGAAGAATGGTACACCGAGCTTCGTTCGGTCGATCCACTCAATTTCCACGATCAGAAACCTTACAAATCTCGCCTCGTCGCTGAGCAAAAGAAGACCGGACTCGACGAAGCATGCGTCGTCGGCAAAGGCTACATGCGTGGTCGACCTGTCGTTTTCGGCCTGACAGATTCCGCGTTCATCATGGGCAGCATGGGATCGGTTGTCGGTGAAAAACTGACTCGCGCCACTGAAGAAGCGACTCGTCAGAAGCTTCCCCTGATCATTGTCAGTGGATCAGGCGGAGGCGCGCGAATGCACGAGGGGATTCTCTCTCTCATGCAAATGGGAAAAGTGTCAGCTGCGCTCGGGCGGTTTCATGATGCTGGAGGACTCTACATCTCCGTCTTGACCGATCCGACCATGGGGGGCGTGGCGGCCAGTTTCGCTTCGCTCGGCGATGTTGTGATCGCAGAACCGGAAGCGTTGATCGGCTTTGCTGGACCACGTGTGGTGAAAGCCACAGTCAGTTCGGAGCTTCCTGAAGGCTTTCAGACGAGTGAGTTTCTGCTGAAGCATGGATTTGTCGACACGATTGTTCCGAGATCAGAACTGCGCAGCGAGATCGTTCGAGTTGTGGACTATTGTACTTGA
- a CDS encoding serine/threonine-protein kinase, whose product MSFLKRLFNKKEKVHKVNVQKAYQLHNRVGQGSMSKVWKATDPASQSLVAVKVLDKAKLARLNQRFQGMARPTEGQIAILLNHPNIVKTLLHGITTDDEEYLVMEFIEGVSLSYLVEVQNERMRENCIWYAIQLGEAMSYLHSNEWIHRDLCPRNIMVTNDELVKVIDFGLMVPNTPEFRKPGNRTGTANYMAPELITRQPTDERIDIYSYSVTCFEMFTGELPWPAADSLEAVLQHVNQPPKDILKLRPDLDEQIANTIMQGLERNPDDRWRTMRRMINEFRAAGERLYPDV is encoded by the coding sequence ATGAGTTTTCTCAAGCGGCTCTTCAACAAGAAGGAGAAAGTTCACAAGGTCAACGTTCAGAAAGCCTACCAGCTCCACAATCGGGTTGGTCAGGGAAGTATGTCGAAAGTCTGGAAGGCGACCGATCCAGCGAGTCAAAGTCTGGTCGCTGTCAAAGTGTTGGACAAGGCAAAGCTCGCTCGACTCAATCAGCGATTTCAAGGGATGGCCCGACCGACCGAAGGGCAGATCGCGATTCTTCTCAATCATCCCAACATCGTGAAAACGCTTCTTCACGGGATCACGACCGACGACGAAGAATACCTCGTCATGGAATTCATCGAAGGGGTCAGTCTCAGCTACTTGGTGGAGGTGCAGAACGAGCGGATGCGCGAGAACTGTATCTGGTACGCGATTCAGCTCGGCGAAGCGATGAGTTACCTCCATTCGAACGAATGGATTCATCGCGATCTCTGCCCGCGAAACATCATGGTCACTAATGACGAGTTGGTCAAAGTGATCGACTTCGGGTTGATGGTCCCGAATACGCCCGAGTTTCGAAAACCGGGAAATCGAACCGGAACTGCCAACTACATGGCGCCCGAACTCATCACTCGTCAGCCGACAGACGAGCGAATCGATATCTATTCTTATTCGGTGACCTGTTTCGAAATGTTCACCGGCGAGCTACCCTGGCCAGCTGCAGATTCGTTGGAAGCGGTTCTTCAGCACGTGAACCAGCCGCCGAAAGATATTCTGAAACTTCGCCCCGACCTCGACGAACAAATCGCAAACACGATCATGCAGGGGCTCGAGAGGAATCCAGACGACCGCTGGCGCACGATGCGTCGGATGATCAATGAATTCCGGGCTGCGGGCGAACGACTCTATCCAGATGTGTAA